From the Verrucomicrobiales bacterium genome, one window contains:
- the larB gene encoding nickel pincer cofactor biosynthesis protein LarB → MTTAEALALLDQYKQGQVDRGTVLRAFQTAPLDDLGFAQVDLHRSLRKNFPEVIYGAGKTAPQVVAIAERLLKSEKRVLITRVEAVQIKALRRRFRRAVVHDAARCVSLQSQPLPKLPGTIAVLCAGTSDLPVAEEAAVTAEFMGNRVDRIYDVGVAGLHRLLRRLEEVQKAQVIIAVAGMEGALPSVVSGLVSKPVIAVPTDVGYGSSFGGVTALLAMLNSCSSGITVVNINNGFGAGYAAAQINALAAGQLS, encoded by the coding sequence ATGACGACGGCTGAGGCGCTGGCCCTTTTAGACCAGTATAAGCAGGGTCAAGTGGACCGCGGAACCGTGCTGCGTGCGTTTCAAACGGCTCCGCTGGACGATCTCGGCTTCGCCCAGGTGGATCTTCACCGGTCGTTGCGCAAGAATTTCCCCGAGGTGATTTATGGCGCCGGGAAGACTGCCCCTCAGGTGGTGGCCATCGCTGAGCGGCTTTTGAAAAGCGAAAAGCGGGTGCTGATCACGCGGGTCGAGGCGGTCCAGATCAAGGCGCTACGACGTCGTTTTCGTCGAGCCGTTGTTCACGACGCCGCTCGCTGCGTTTCCTTGCAGAGCCAACCGTTGCCGAAATTGCCGGGAACTATCGCGGTTCTGTGTGCCGGGACGAGCGATCTGCCGGTGGCCGAAGAGGCGGCGGTGACGGCTGAGTTTATGGGAAATCGGGTCGATCGGATTTACGATGTGGGCGTGGCTGGACTTCATCGGCTGCTGCGCCGGTTGGAGGAGGTCCAGAAGGCTCAAGTCATCATTGCCGTCGCGGGAATGGAGGGCGCCTTGCCGAGCGTGGTTTCCGGTTTGGTGAGCAAGCCGGTCATCGCGGTTCCGACCGACGTGGGGTATGGCAGCAGCTTCGGGGGGGTGACGGCGCTCCTGGCGATGTTGAACAGTTGCAGCAGTGGTATCACGGTCGTCAACATTAACAACGGGTTTGGCGCCGGCTATGCCGCCGCCCAGATCAATGCCTTGGCTGCGGGACAACTTTCATGA
- a CDS encoding iron-containing alcohol dehydrogenase, which yields MRSSWNFLGAGQLTFGPNSLSQLGPWIQRQRLQRLFVITDQNLLRIGLVDRLTQVLATTGAQVEVFADGQPEPSVALALRAYETALSFKPDGIVGLGGGSNMDLAKILATLLKHGGTPSDYFGFDRVPGPILPLACIPTTAGTGSEVSHAAVLTDEREQIKVSTLSSYLRPQLALVDPTLTYGCPAKPTADSGMDALTHAIEAFTAVDYRHLNVPAGQPTPYEGKTPMGDLFAEKAIRLIAAHLVTAVRQPQNEEARHGMALAATLAGLAFSNCAVAVVHALEYPLGAVLHVSHGAGNGLLLPFVMRYNLNARLREFAQIAEWMGVKTAGLSEQEAGEAGIQRIEELKRELGIPENLRQIGATRDQLPGFAEKAFGIKRLMLLNPRSPSLEDLQGILAAAF from the coding sequence ATGCGTTCGTCATGGAATTTTCTGGGAGCAGGACAGCTGACCTTCGGGCCCAACTCCCTGAGCCAATTGGGGCCTTGGATTCAACGCCAAAGGCTGCAGCGATTGTTCGTGATCACTGACCAAAACCTGCTCCGGATCGGCTTGGTCGACCGCCTCACCCAAGTCCTGGCAACCACCGGTGCACAGGTTGAGGTTTTCGCGGACGGCCAGCCCGAGCCTTCCGTAGCCCTGGCCCTCCGGGCATATGAAACGGCGCTGAGCTTCAAGCCGGATGGCATCGTGGGCTTGGGAGGCGGGAGTAACATGGACCTCGCGAAGATCCTGGCCACGCTGCTCAAGCATGGCGGCACACCATCCGACTACTTTGGCTTTGACCGGGTTCCCGGTCCCATCCTGCCGTTGGCCTGCATTCCCACCACGGCTGGCACCGGCAGTGAAGTGTCCCATGCAGCCGTTCTCACCGACGAACGAGAACAAATCAAGGTGAGCACCCTGAGTTCCTACCTTCGCCCCCAACTCGCGCTCGTAGATCCAACGCTCACCTACGGCTGTCCCGCGAAACCTACCGCCGACAGCGGGATGGATGCCTTGACTCACGCGATCGAAGCGTTCACCGCCGTCGACTATCGGCATCTCAACGTGCCCGCAGGGCAACCAACACCCTACGAAGGAAAGACTCCCATGGGCGACCTCTTCGCCGAAAAAGCCATACGCCTCATTGCAGCGCACTTGGTCACCGCTGTGCGACAGCCCCAAAACGAAGAAGCGCGGCACGGCATGGCCCTCGCTGCCACGTTGGCCGGCTTGGCTTTCTCAAACTGTGCCGTCGCTGTGGTCCATGCCCTCGAATACCCACTGGGAGCTGTGCTCCACGTGTCCCATGGAGCTGGGAACGGTCTACTTCTCCCTTTTGTGATGCGCTATAACCTTAACGCGAGACTTCGGGAATTTGCCCAGATCGCTGAGTGGATGGGGGTAAAGACCGCCGGACTCAGTGAGCAGGAGGCGGGTGAAGCCGGGATCCAAAGGATCGAAGAACTTAAACGGGAGTTGGGGATTCCAGAAAATCTGAGACAGATTGGAGCCACGCGGGATCAGCTGCCCGGGTTCGCGGAGAAGGCCTTTGGCATCAAGCGCTTGATGCTGCTGAATCCGCGTTCGCCCTCCCTGGAGGATCTGCAGGGGATTCTCGCAGCAGCGTTTTGA
- a CDS encoding phosphoglycerate dehydrogenase — translation MICDPISPKGIALFKQQSQFKVTVLEKRLPEAELLPLVAEVEALVVRSETKITRRVIEAAPKLKVVGRAGVGVDNVDVEAATQRGIVVMNTPSGNTISTAELTFSMLMALARHIPQAHGSMKAGEWNRKAFSGTELYSKTLGVLGMGRIGTEVARRAQAFGMTVLAYDPYLSAARAKAMGVETLSLEELYARADFITVHMPMTEETKGMINATTMAKMKKGVRLLNCARGGIIIENDLVDAIKSGQVAGAALDVYESEPLAKDHPLRALPQVIMTPHLGASTDEAQENVGIEVAEAITDYLLNGAVRNAVNLPNLDAKTYAQVKPYLTLGEKLGRLLAQLAPKQNDRIYITYGGKAQELPTTDPVTRAIVRGFLEPSAGKDLNYVNVRTIASARGLTIEERKSDEPVTFNEWLHVAVFSGDQKVSAGGTFFGSPNNPRIVRVLSQPVELNLDGIFLLLNNKDRPGIVGYLGTLLAKHGVNIASMSLSRDAAGGQALSVFQLDSVPPQSLLTEIHNDKDISNVRVVRL, via the coding sequence ATGATTTGTGATCCGATTTCGCCCAAAGGCATCGCCCTCTTTAAGCAGCAGTCGCAGTTTAAAGTGACGGTGCTCGAAAAGCGCCTCCCGGAGGCGGAACTACTGCCCCTGGTGGCGGAAGTCGAAGCTTTGGTAGTTCGCTCCGAGACGAAGATCACACGCCGAGTGATCGAAGCCGCTCCCAAGCTCAAAGTGGTTGGTAGAGCGGGGGTTGGGGTTGACAACGTGGATGTTGAAGCCGCGACCCAGAGGGGTATCGTGGTCATGAACACCCCGAGCGGCAACACGATCTCTACGGCTGAACTGACCTTTTCCATGCTGATGGCTCTGGCCAGACACATTCCGCAGGCCCATGGGTCGATGAAGGCCGGGGAGTGGAATCGCAAAGCGTTCTCCGGAACCGAGCTCTATAGCAAGACCCTGGGAGTCCTGGGCATGGGCCGGATTGGCACCGAGGTTGCCCGGCGCGCCCAGGCATTCGGCATGACGGTTCTGGCCTATGATCCCTACCTGTCGGCCGCTCGGGCAAAAGCGATGGGAGTTGAGACCCTTTCGTTGGAAGAGCTGTATGCTCGAGCCGACTTCATCACGGTTCATATGCCCATGACCGAGGAGACCAAGGGCATGATCAACGCCACCACCATGGCCAAGATGAAGAAGGGGGTGCGACTGCTCAACTGCGCACGAGGGGGCATCATCATCGAGAACGACCTGGTGGACGCCATCAAGTCCGGTCAAGTAGCGGGCGCCGCTCTCGATGTCTATGAGTCCGAACCGCTCGCCAAGGATCATCCCCTCCGCGCCCTCCCGCAGGTCATCATGACCCCGCACCTCGGGGCCAGCACCGACGAGGCGCAGGAAAATGTAGGCATCGAGGTCGCCGAGGCGATCACCGACTACCTTTTGAACGGAGCGGTGCGAAATGCGGTCAACCTTCCGAACTTGGACGCCAAAACTTACGCCCAAGTGAAGCCGTACCTGACCTTGGGGGAGAAGCTGGGACGACTGCTAGCCCAACTGGCCCCCAAACAAAACGACCGAATCTATATCACTTACGGCGGTAAAGCGCAGGAATTGCCCACGACCGACCCTGTAACCCGAGCCATCGTGCGCGGGTTTCTCGAGCCGAGCGCTGGCAAGGACCTGAATTACGTCAACGTGAGAACCATCGCTTCAGCCCGAGGATTGACCATCGAGGAGAGGAAGTCTGACGAGCCGGTCACGTTCAATGAATGGCTGCACGTGGCGGTGTTCTCAGGCGACCAGAAAGTCTCCGCCGGGGGCACCTTCTTCGGCTCCCCGAACAACCCGCGCATTGTCCGAGTGCTCAGCCAACCAGTCGAGCTGAACCTCGATGGAATTTTCCTCCTGCTCAACAACAAGGACCGTCCCGGGATCGTAGGATATCTGGGAACCTTGCTGGCCAAGCACGGAGTGAACATCGCCAGCATGAGCCTTAGCCGGGATGCTGCCGGCGGCCAGGCACTCTCCGTGTTCCAACTGGACAGCGTCCCTCCGCAATCGCTTTTGACAGAGATTCACAACGATAAGGACATCAGCAATGTTCGAGTCGTGAGGCTCTGA
- a CDS encoding peptidyl-prolyl cis-trans isomerase codes for MNPPTQLLKPLGLPLLMGALLAIAIPAPAADTLTSLFGDPVIATGKNVEVKRSQLDEAFISYRANLAARGDDIQDDQRTRKEIGLLERIILTQVLTSRATESDRTNAAAMATRFLADARKSAGESDEAFERHLRALGLTGKKFTERVKEQSLVETILDRELKTSISVTEADVKKFYSENTTRFQQPEIAKGNHIIGYTKDPRTGTELTAEQVRVKRERLQRAQTRAKAGEDFLTLLKEYSDDPNAAERKGEFVIPRLGKLPEIESAVFTLPINAVSDIIVTPNALHVLKVTERTPARQTEFEKVQEDIRKHLAHREMEKRLPEFFAKLKSEANLQIKDPKYKAVLETTSSDAFENTLGK; via the coding sequence ATGAATCCGCCAACCCAACTTCTTAAACCGCTCGGTCTGCCCCTGCTGATGGGCGCTCTGCTTGCCATAGCGATCCCCGCGCCCGCAGCGGATACGCTCACCTCCCTCTTTGGTGACCCAGTGATCGCCACCGGTAAAAATGTCGAGGTCAAGCGCAGTCAGCTGGACGAGGCGTTCATCTCCTATCGCGCCAATCTGGCGGCCCGGGGCGACGACATCCAGGACGATCAACGGACACGCAAGGAGATCGGGCTGCTGGAACGCATCATCCTGACCCAGGTCCTCACCAGCCGCGCCACGGAAAGCGACCGGACCAACGCGGCCGCCATGGCCACCCGGTTCTTGGCGGACGCTCGAAAGTCAGCCGGCGAGAGCGACGAAGCCTTTGAGCGGCATCTCCGCGCCCTAGGACTCACTGGGAAAAAATTCACGGAACGGGTGAAGGAGCAGTCGTTGGTGGAAACCATCCTGGATCGGGAGCTGAAAACCTCCATCAGCGTCACCGAAGCCGACGTCAAAAAATTCTACAGTGAAAACACGACCCGATTCCAGCAACCCGAGATCGCCAAGGGAAATCACATTATCGGCTACACCAAGGATCCCCGGACGGGAACCGAGCTCACGGCCGAGCAGGTCCGTGTGAAACGCGAGCGACTGCAGCGCGCGCAGACCAGAGCCAAGGCCGGGGAAGACTTTCTCACCCTGCTCAAGGAGTATTCGGACGACCCGAACGCAGCCGAGCGCAAAGGCGAATTCGTCATTCCCCGACTGGGCAAACTTCCGGAAATCGAAAGTGCCGTTTTCACCCTGCCGATCAACGCGGTAAGCGACATCATCGTCACGCCGAACGCGCTGCACGTGCTGAAGGTGACGGAGCGAACGCCCGCCCGCCAAACCGAGTTCGAAAAGGTGCAGGAGGACATCCGAAAGCATCTCGCGCATCGGGAGATGGAGAAACGACTTCCCGAGTTCTTCGCCAAACTGAAATCCGAGGCCAACCTGCAGATCAAGGATCCCAAGTATAAGGCGGTTCTTGAAACCACCTCCTCCGACGCCTTCGAGAACACGTTGGGGAAATAG